One stretch of Sphingomonas sp. HF-S4 DNA includes these proteins:
- a CDS encoding superoxide dismutase family protein encodes MKVVAMVAVAAAVAVSGCATPEQNARYMAGKYRAQADIMNPAGEKIGTAIAEEVDGAIRVIVEAGKLPEGPHGTHIHTVGKCEGPDYASAGGHWNPTSHQHGKENPAGPHAGDMPNLDIDADGRDRTIFTLPGGTYAGLLDQDGASIVIHANADDYKTDPSGNSGGRIACGVFQAM; translated from the coding sequence ATGAAGGTCGTGGCGATGGTGGCGGTGGCGGCCGCAGTGGCAGTGAGCGGGTGCGCGACGCCCGAGCAGAATGCGCGCTACATGGCGGGCAAGTATCGCGCCCAGGCGGACATCATGAACCCCGCGGGCGAGAAGATCGGCACCGCGATCGCCGAGGAAGTCGACGGCGCGATCCGCGTGATCGTCGAGGCGGGCAAGCTGCCCGAGGGGCCGCACGGCACGCACATCCACACCGTCGGCAAGTGCGAGGGCCCCGATTATGCCAGCGCGGGCGGGCATTGGAACCCGACCAGCCACCAGCACGGCAAGGAGAATCCGGCGGGTCCGCATGCCGGCGACATGCCCAATCTCGACATCGATGCCGACGGGCGCGACCGCACGATTTTCACGCTGCCCGGCGGGACCTATGCCGGACTGCTCGATCAGGACGGTGCGTCGATCGTGATCCACGCCAATGCCGACGACTACAAGACCGACCCCTCGGGCAATTCGGGCGGGCGCATCGCGTGCGGGGTGTTCCAGGCGATGTGA
- a CDS encoding bifunctional helix-turn-helix transcriptional regulator/GNAT family N-acetyltransferase, translating to MSDILRDLGPVFLASRLKRLGERMQAGAARVTGAAGLPVQPSHMALLAALEGRERTIGELVHAVGISQPGVTRGIGQLVDLGMVESRQGADQRQRTISLTPAGNRTLAQAKLHVWPHVEAAVHALCGDRLAAFVDQIDRLETALAATPLDLLAARADTRVLAIRDYDDTLAKDFHDINAEWIDAMFALEDTDREVLENPRKTILDPGGAILFVEARGLGVVGTCALQKTAGAGVELTKMAVRQSARGLKAGEFLLSAILARAATMPADPLYLLTNAKCAAAIHLYEKLGFVHDAEIMTRYGARYARCDVAMRYRKPTSD from the coding sequence ATGTCGGATATTCTGCGGGATCTGGGACCGGTTTTCCTGGCAAGTCGGCTCAAGCGGTTGGGCGAGCGGATGCAGGCGGGGGCGGCGCGAGTCACCGGCGCGGCGGGGCTGCCCGTCCAGCCCTCGCACATGGCGCTGCTCGCCGCGCTGGAAGGGCGGGAGAGAACGATCGGCGAGCTGGTCCACGCGGTGGGGATCAGCCAGCCGGGCGTGACGCGGGGGATCGGCCAGCTCGTCGACCTGGGGATGGTCGAGTCCCGGCAGGGTGCGGACCAGCGTCAGCGGACGATATCGCTCACGCCCGCCGGGAACCGGACGCTGGCGCAGGCCAAGCTGCACGTCTGGCCGCATGTCGAAGCCGCCGTACATGCGCTGTGCGGCGACCGGCTGGCGGCGTTCGTCGACCAGATCGACAGGCTGGAGACCGCGCTGGCGGCCACGCCGCTCGACCTGCTGGCGGCGCGCGCGGACACCCGGGTGCTCGCGATCCGTGACTATGACGACACGCTGGCCAAGGATTTCCACGACATCAACGCCGAGTGGATCGACGCGATGTTCGCGCTCGAGGACACCGACCGCGAGGTGCTGGAGAACCCGCGGAAGACGATCCTCGACCCCGGCGGCGCGATCCTGTTCGTCGAGGCGCGCGGGCTCGGCGTGGTGGGCACGTGCGCGCTCCAGAAGACGGCGGGCGCGGGCGTCGAACTGACCAAGATGGCGGTGCGGCAATCCGCGCGTGGATTGAAGGCCGGCGAATTCCTGCTGTCGGCGATACTCGCGCGTGCGGCAACGATGCCCGCCGATCCACTCTATCTGCTCACCAACGCCAAATGCGCCGCCGCCATCCACCTCTACGAAAAGCTCGGTTTCGTGCACGATGCCGAGATCATGACGCGATACGGTGCGCGCTATGCGCGGTGCGACGTGGCGATGCGCTATCGCAAGCCGACAAGCGATTAG
- a CDS encoding glycoside hydrolase 43 family protein, whose translation MGRAWRLWMAVLLGIAAVPAAAQRTTWTADNGDGTFTNPLFYDEFSDPDLIRVGEDYYLTGTTMHSQPGLPILHSRDLVNWKLLGYAFDRLDLGPDLRLEGGKEAYGQGIWAPSFRYHEGTFYIFSNVNGHTTQLFRATNPAGPWTRTPMKRSLHDLGVLFDDDGKVYVVWGYREVRMARLNDALDDLVPGTERVIIKAEQGMGEGAHLYKVDGRYYITSAWYSGRMRMPVARADTPYGPYEVNHAVSLDEGWGSEPGYRHRGAPKPPFDITPPSKALGRNVLHQGGIVQTPQGEYWGFSMTDFNSLGRLTGLSPVTWKDGWPYFGLPGNLGRTPRTWVKPATGVVQKPFAPYARDDAFGGPALGRVWQWNHVPDDARWSLRERRGFLRLHTLAAADLWSARNTLTQRAIGPRSTPVAVLETAGMQDGDTAGLALFGLPWRTLGVVREGGRQFVEFRDQQGDKVERMPFAGKRIWLRAECDYLTEEARFAYSLDGKTYKPLGDPVRMVFQLKTFQGIRYGLFAYNRLGRPGGYADFDSFAVAEPKPKGLMHPIPLGKQATLTLQGSALMLAEQETSVIATEDNAVWFRIVDRGQGRVALAVGDSHVSIGATGDAWIKPGAAGEAETFQWMETVYGEPMLLSLATQRYLTVDPASGQVSATSPGARPDRKDHARWVVTERGGR comes from the coding sequence ATGGGTCGGGCTTGGCGGCTGTGGATGGCGGTGCTGCTCGGCATCGCGGCGGTGCCCGCGGCAGCGCAGCGCACGACCTGGACCGCCGACAATGGCGACGGCACCTTCACCAATCCGCTATTCTATGACGAATTCTCGGACCCTGACCTCATCCGGGTGGGCGAGGATTACTACCTCACCGGCACGACGATGCACAGCCAGCCAGGGCTGCCGATCCTCCATTCGCGCGACCTGGTTAACTGGAAGTTGCTCGGCTACGCCTTCGACCGTTTGGACCTTGGGCCGGACCTTCGGCTCGAGGGCGGCAAGGAAGCGTATGGCCAGGGGATCTGGGCGCCGAGCTTCCGCTATCATGAAGGCACTTTCTACATCTTCTCCAACGTCAACGGGCACACCACCCAGCTGTTTCGTGCGACCAACCCGGCGGGGCCGTGGACGCGCACGCCGATGAAGCGCTCGCTCCACGACCTGGGCGTGCTGTTCGACGACGACGGCAAGGTCTATGTCGTGTGGGGCTATCGTGAAGTGCGGATGGCGCGGCTCAACGACGCGCTCGACGACTTGGTGCCGGGCACCGAGCGGGTGATCATCAAGGCCGAGCAGGGGATGGGCGAGGGGGCGCATCTCTACAAGGTCGACGGGCGCTATTACATCACCAGTGCATGGTATTCCGGGCGGATGCGGATGCCCGTCGCGCGCGCCGATACGCCCTATGGGCCATATGAGGTCAACCACGCGGTGAGCCTCGACGAGGGCTGGGGTAGCGAGCCGGGCTATCGCCATCGTGGGGCGCCCAAGCCGCCGTTCGACATCACGCCGCCGAGCAAGGCGCTGGGGCGCAACGTCCTCCACCAGGGCGGGATCGTCCAGACGCCGCAGGGCGAATATTGGGGCTTCTCGATGACCGACTTCAACTCGCTGGGGCGGCTGACCGGGCTGTCGCCGGTGACGTGGAAGGACGGCTGGCCGTATTTCGGGCTGCCGGGCAATCTGGGGCGGACGCCGCGGACCTGGGTCAAGCCGGCGACGGGCGTCGTGCAAAAGCCCTTCGCCCCCTATGCGCGCGACGATGCTTTCGGCGGGCCGGCGCTCGGTCGTGTATGGCAGTGGAACCATGTGCCCGACGATGCGCGCTGGTCGCTGCGCGAACGACGGGGATTTCTGCGGCTGCATACCCTGGCGGCGGCGGACCTGTGGAGCGCGCGCAACACGCTGACCCAGCGCGCGATCGGGCCGCGATCCACGCCGGTGGCGGTGCTCGAGACCGCCGGGATGCAGGACGGCGACACCGCCGGGCTCGCGCTGTTCGGGCTGCCGTGGCGGACGCTGGGGGTGGTGCGCGAGGGCGGGCGGCAGTTCGTCGAGTTCCGCGACCAGCAGGGCGACAAGGTCGAGCGGATGCCGTTTGCGGGCAAGCGCATCTGGCTGCGCGCCGAGTGCGACTATCTGACCGAGGAGGCACGGTTCGCCTATAGCTTGGATGGCAAGACCTATAAGCCGCTTGGTGATCCGGTACGGATGGTGTTCCAGCTCAAGACCTTCCAGGGCATCCGCTACGGCCTGTTCGCGTATAATCGGCTGGGGCGGCCGGGGGGCTATGCCGATTTCGACAGCTTCGCAGTGGCCGAACCGAAGCCCAAGGGGCTGATGCATCCGATCCCGCTGGGGAAGCAGGCGACGCTCACCTTGCAGGGAAGCGCGCTGATGCTGGCCGAGCAGGAGACGTCGGTGATTGCGACCGAGGATAATGCGGTGTGGTTCCGCATCGTCGATCGCGGGCAGGGGCGCGTGGCGCTTGCCGTGGGCGACAGCCACGTCTCGATCGGCGCTACCGGCGATGCATGGATCAAGCCGGGCGCGGCGGGCGAGGCCGAGACCTTCCAGTGGATGGAGACGGTGTACGGCGAGCCGATGCTGCTATCGCTGGCGACGCAGCGCTATCTGACCGTCGACCCGGCGAGCGGCCAGGTCTCGGCGACCAGCCCTGGCGCGCGGCCGGACCGGAAGGACCATGCGCGGTGGGTGGTCACGGAGCGCGGTGGGCGCTGA
- a CDS encoding VOC family protein: MTIPTGTELARPFVPARDFARSKRFYQALGFATLLDATEVAIFEIGATSFLLQNYYQKDWAENFMMQLVVDDLDAWWRHIERLDLPAGFGIPAPRAPALQPWGLRIAYLVDPSGVLWHIAQRIEDDAAD, translated from the coding sequence ATGACGATCCCCACCGGCACCGAGCTCGCCCGCCCCTTCGTTCCCGCGCGCGACTTCGCTCGCAGCAAGCGCTTCTACCAGGCGCTCGGCTTCGCCACCCTGCTCGACGCTACCGAGGTTGCGATCTTCGAAATCGGCGCGACCAGCTTCCTCCTCCAGAACTATTACCAAAAGGACTGGGCCGAGAATTTCATGATGCAGCTGGTAGTCGATGACCTCGACGCCTGGTGGCGGCACATCGAGCGCCTCGACTTGCCTGCCGGATTCGGCATCCCCGCCCCGCGCGCCCCGGCGCTCCAGCCTTGGGGCCTGCGCATCGCCTATCTGGTCGATCCCTCGGGCGTGCTCTGGCACATCGCCCAGCGCATCGAGGACGACGCAGCGGATTGA
- the rnk gene encoding nucleoside diphosphate kinase regulator produces MNLMPQAASRPPIHMIDAEAETLTDLALSVERRMPAVSALLLREAERARLHSAARMPADVITMGSMVEFFDDSSGSTRTVTLVYPSEADIAKGQLSILTPVGAALIGLRAGQSILWPDRCLTVRTVQRPPA; encoded by the coding sequence ATGAACCTGATGCCCCAGGCCGCCAGCCGGCCCCCTATCCACATGATCGACGCCGAAGCCGAGACGCTGACAGACCTTGCGCTCAGCGTAGAGCGCCGCATGCCGGCGGTGAGCGCGCTGCTGCTCCGCGAGGCGGAACGCGCCCGGCTGCACAGCGCCGCGAGGATGCCTGCCGACGTCATCACCATGGGATCGATGGTCGAGTTCTTCGACGACAGCAGCGGCAGCACGCGCACCGTGACGCTGGTCTATCCCAGCGAGGCCGACATCGCCAAAGGCCAGCTCTCGATCCTTACCCCGGTCGGCGCGGCGCTGATCGGGCTTCGGGCGGGGCAATCGATCCTCTGGCCGGATCGCTGCCTCACCGTGCGCACGGTGCAGCGTCCGCCAGCGTGA
- a CDS encoding spinster family MFS transporter: MASTHAPVADRKAGPYAWYVLTVLFLVYALNFIDRQILTILAPHIRADLGLSHADIGFLYGTAFGVFYALFGIPLGRLADSWHRVRLMTIGLALWSTMTALSGLSRNGLHLAAARIGVGVGEASAGPSAYSLISDWFPRRQRATALAIYSGGIYFGGGFSLFLGGAIVDWWNAAYPGGGPFGLVGWQAAFMAVGLPGLVLALWVLTLREPMRGLSEGLKAPPHPAPFKSFLEDLLTILPPLTLIGAARNGATALLRNLAVLALVAGAIAALLRLGEPVPQWLAVGIGVYAVYSWSAALRHRDAPTFKLILGTPAFLAVVLAYGLNAFLSYAVAGLAPSYAAHVFGVTSREAGLWIGGPAILGGFLGVTLGGIAADRLRRRWASGRILVVLFGSLAPVPPLVIAFTTADKSLFYAMLPITQVFASCALGAAAAATQDLVLPRMRGTATAAFFIGTTLIGLALGPYLAGRVADLTGSLSTGILSLLATLPLAVGAAIAALRLVPAAEASREVRAQAAGEPL; the protein is encoded by the coding sequence ATGGCGAGCACGCACGCGCCGGTGGCCGATCGCAAGGCCGGTCCCTATGCTTGGTATGTCCTCACCGTCCTGTTCCTCGTCTATGCGCTGAATTTCATCGATCGCCAGATCCTGACGATCCTCGCCCCGCACATCCGCGCCGATCTGGGGCTCAGTCATGCCGATATCGGCTTTCTCTACGGCACCGCGTTCGGCGTGTTCTACGCGCTTTTCGGGATTCCCTTGGGCCGCCTCGCCGACAGCTGGCACCGCGTGCGGCTGATGACGATCGGGCTCGCGCTCTGGTCGACGATGACCGCGCTCTCCGGCCTCTCGCGCAACGGCCTGCACCTCGCCGCGGCGCGTATCGGCGTCGGGGTGGGCGAGGCGAGCGCCGGCCCTTCGGCCTATTCGCTGATCTCGGACTGGTTTCCCCGCCGCCAGCGCGCCACCGCGCTCGCCATCTATTCGGGGGGCATCTATTTCGGCGGCGGCTTCTCGCTGTTCCTCGGCGGCGCAATCGTCGACTGGTGGAACGCCGCTTATCCTGGCGGCGGCCCGTTCGGGCTGGTCGGCTGGCAGGCGGCGTTCATGGCGGTCGGCCTGCCGGGCCTCGTCCTCGCTTTGTGGGTGCTCACCTTGCGCGAGCCGATGCGCGGGCTCTCCGAGGGTCTCAAGGCGCCGCCGCACCCTGCACCGTTCAAGAGTTTCCTCGAAGACCTGCTGACCATCCTCCCGCCGCTCACGCTGATCGGTGCCGCGCGCAACGGCGCGACCGCGCTGCTCCGCAACCTCGCCGTCCTCGCATTGGTCGCCGGTGCGATCGCCGCGTTGCTCCGCCTCGGCGAGCCGGTCCCGCAATGGCTCGCGGTCGGCATCGGCGTCTACGCCGTGTACAGCTGGTCGGCGGCGCTGCGCCACCGCGACGCGCCCACCTTCAAACTGATCCTCGGCACGCCCGCCTTCCTCGCGGTCGTCCTCGCCTACGGCCTCAATGCCTTCCTGTCCTATGCCGTCGCCGGGCTCGCCCCCAGCTATGCCGCGCACGTCTTCGGCGTCACCAGCCGCGAGGCGGGGCTGTGGATCGGCGGCCCCGCGATCCTCGGCGGCTTCCTTGGCGTGACGCTCGGCGGGATCGCCGCCGATCGCCTGCGCCGCCGCTGGGCCTCGGGCCGCATCCTGGTCGTGCTGTTCGGCAGCCTCGCGCCGGTCCCGCCGCTGGTGATCGCCTTCACCACCGCCGACAAGTCGCTCTTCTACGCGATGCTCCCGATTACCCAGGTCTTCGCGAGCTGCGCATTAGGCGCCGCCGCGGCCGCGACGCAGGACCTCGTCCTCCCCCGCATGCGCGGCACCGCCACCGCCGCCTTCTTCATCGGCACCACGCTGATCGGCCTCGCGCTCGGCCCGTATCTGGCGGGCCGCGTCGCCGATCTCACCGGCAGCCTGTCGACCGGCATCCTCTCGCTCCTCGCCACCCTCCCCCTGGCAGTGGGCGCCGCGATCGCCGCGCTCCGCCTGGTCCCGGCGGCCGAGGCTTCGCGCGAAGTCCGCGCCCAAGCGGCCGGGGAGCCGCTCTAG
- a CDS encoding amidohydrolase — MQTLLTAALAMTLAAPASAADPVRDATQAALPQLLEFYRDFHANPELSLHEVKTAAKLAAEARKAGFTVTEKVGGTGVVAVLENGPGPVLLIRADMDGLPVAEDTGLPFASKVRATTDEGQETGVMHACGHDTHMASWIGTLRNLAAMKARWKGTLVMIAQPAEERGMGARMMLEDGLFTRFPKPQFALAFHDAATLPAGTIGVRSGYALANVDSVDIKVPGVGGHGAYPHTTRDPIVLAARIVTTLQTLVSREIDPQDSAVVTVGSFQGGATHNIIPKEATMLLTVRSYTPEVRKKLLDGIARIAKGEAVAAGMPEDRMPVVTVRNEGTPSTFNTEPLTGRLNTLWTARFGKDRVVETPAVMGGEDFGRFYLADKTIQSMIFWVGGVPRAKWDAAQAGKETLPSLHSPFWAPEAESVIGTATEAMTAAALDILKR, encoded by the coding sequence ATGCAAACGCTCCTCACGGCAGCCCTCGCCATGACCCTCGCCGCCCCCGCCAGCGCCGCCGACCCGGTCCGCGATGCCACCCAAGCAGCGCTCCCGCAGCTCCTCGAATTCTACCGCGACTTCCACGCCAATCCCGAGCTCAGCCTCCATGAGGTCAAGACCGCCGCCAAGCTGGCCGCCGAGGCGCGAAAGGCCGGGTTCACCGTTACCGAGAAGGTCGGCGGCACCGGAGTCGTCGCCGTGCTGGAGAACGGTCCCGGCCCCGTCCTGCTGATCCGCGCCGACATGGACGGCCTGCCGGTCGCCGAGGACACCGGCCTTCCCTTCGCCTCCAAGGTTCGCGCCACCACCGACGAGGGCCAGGAGACCGGGGTGATGCACGCTTGCGGCCACGACACCCACATGGCCTCATGGATCGGCACGCTGCGCAACCTGGCGGCGATGAAGGCCCGGTGGAAGGGCACGCTGGTGATGATTGCCCAGCCTGCCGAGGAACGCGGCATGGGCGCCCGCATGATGCTCGAGGACGGGCTGTTCACGCGCTTCCCCAAGCCCCAATTCGCATTGGCCTTCCACGACGCCGCGACGCTCCCCGCGGGCACTATCGGCGTCCGCTCGGGCTATGCGCTCGCCAATGTCGATTCGGTCGATATCAAGGTGCCCGGGGTCGGCGGGCACGGCGCCTATCCGCACACCACGCGCGACCCGATCGTCCTCGCCGCGCGGATCGTCACCACGCTCCAGACGCTGGTCAGCCGCGAGATCGACCCGCAGGATTCGGCCGTGGTCACCGTCGGCAGCTTCCAGGGCGGCGCGACGCACAACATCATCCCCAAGGAAGCGACGATGCTGCTCACTGTGCGCAGCTACACGCCCGAAGTCCGGAAAAAGCTGCTCGACGGCATCGCGCGTATCGCCAAGGGCGAGGCAGTCGCCGCAGGAATGCCCGAGGATCGCATGCCCGTCGTCACCGTCCGCAACGAAGGCACCCCCTCGACTTTCAACACCGAGCCGCTCACCGGCCGCCTGAATACCTTGTGGACCGCCCGCTTCGGGAAGGACCGCGTCGTCGAGACCCCCGCGGTGATGGGCGGCGAGGATTTCGGCCGCTTCTACCTCGCCGACAAGACGATCCAGAGCATGATCTTTTGGGTCGGCGGTGTGCCGAGGGCGAAGTGGGACGCCGCGCAGGCAGGCAAGGAAACCCTTCCCTCGCTCCACAGCCCGTTCTGGGCGCCCGAGGCCGAATCGGTGATCGGCACCGCCACAGAAGCGATGACCGCCGCCGCGCTCGACATATTGAAGCGCTAA
- a CDS encoding M16 family metallopeptidase: MLRFLRSPLLASIALSTLVPVAPVYAQTAPRPVQTAEDPWLYKGSDLVHDEAWKFGRLSNGLRYAVRKNGVPPGQVSVRVRIDAGSLMEQESERGFAHLLEHLSFRGSTFVPDGESKRIWQRLGVTFGSDSNASTTFTQTVYKLDLPTATPAGIDESFKILAGMMAAPAITQASLDAERPVVLAEAREQPGAQERMQDAMLGLMFAGQPLANRKPIGTTAALTGATPESVLAFHNRWYRPDRAVVIAIGDVDPATLEAMVQKHFGTWQGKGAAPKSPDFGKPVAEGNPVAASIVEPAVPPLAMMTIVRPWTVFSDTVIFNQKRMIDLVAIRIINRRLETRARSGGSFVGAGADLSDVGRSANITTVNVMPVGADWETALRDVRGVIADAQNAAPTQAEIDRELAEIRSSMQQRISTAPVESGMKLADDLVEAVDINETVTTPQASLDIFETAVKARMFTPATVQAAAKRVFEGTAVRALVNTHTPDPQLVTKVTAALASDAVGTVGKRKALGNVSFAQFPKLGAPGKVVSRTPVLPELEIEKVVFANGVNLLMRKDSSEVGKVYVNVRFGGGLNALPAQPSPGWAGEMALLASGIGKFGQEELDALIGNRQMGFDFDIAADAFRLGGQTNKADLPDQLRLFAAKLTAPAWDPNPITRAKTAVLSGYAGLDSSPDAVLGRDLEKLLHSGDPRWGIPERETIEATTPASFRKLWEPLLASGPIEVEVFGDMDSDATVQAVAATFGAMKPRAASTAPVPPITFPAHVDKPVVRTHSGKPDQAAAVIAWPTGAGSAGITESRKLEVLAAIFRDRMIDQLRSRAGVSYSPNVASQWPLGLSAGGKLIALGMVAPDKTDFFFTLAREIAADLVAKPVDADELNRALAPIKQTLLRQSSGNMFWMRLVEGGSYDPARISSVDTLARDVALTTPVEVQALAQKYLRPDRDWSMVVLPRPDAKAGG; encoded by the coding sequence ATGCTTCGTTTCCTGCGGTCGCCGCTCCTCGCCTCCATTGCTCTCTCCACGCTCGTCCCGGTCGCCCCGGTCTACGCGCAGACGGCGCCGCGCCCGGTCCAGACGGCGGAGGATCCCTGGCTCTACAAGGGCAGCGACCTTGTCCATGACGAAGCCTGGAAGTTCGGGCGGCTCTCCAACGGCCTGCGCTATGCGGTGCGCAAGAACGGCGTGCCCCCCGGCCAGGTCTCGGTCCGCGTGCGGATCGATGCGGGTTCGTTGATGGAGCAGGAAAGCGAGCGCGGCTTCGCGCACTTGCTCGAGCATCTCTCGTTCCGCGGCTCGACCTTCGTTCCGGATGGCGAATCGAAGCGGATCTGGCAGCGGCTCGGCGTGACCTTCGGCTCGGATTCGAACGCCAGCACCACCTTTACCCAGACCGTCTACAAGCTCGATCTGCCCACCGCGACGCCGGCCGGGATCGACGAAAGCTTCAAGATCCTCGCCGGCATGATGGCCGCCCCCGCGATCACCCAGGCATCGCTCGACGCCGAGCGCCCGGTCGTGCTCGCCGAGGCGCGCGAACAGCCCGGCGCGCAGGAGCGGATGCAGGATGCTATGCTCGGGCTGATGTTCGCCGGCCAGCCGCTCGCCAACCGCAAGCCGATCGGCACCACCGCGGCGCTCACCGGCGCCACGCCCGAGAGCGTGCTCGCCTTCCACAATCGCTGGTATCGCCCCGATCGCGCCGTGGTGATCGCGATCGGCGACGTCGATCCCGCCACGCTCGAAGCGATGGTCCAGAAGCATTTCGGCACATGGCAGGGCAAGGGCGCCGCGCCCAAGAGCCCCGATTTCGGCAAGCCCGTCGCCGAAGGCAATCCCGTCGCCGCCAGCATCGTCGAGCCCGCGGTGCCGCCGCTCGCGATGATGACGATCGTCCGCCCCTGGACGGTGTTCAGCGACACGGTGATCTTCAACCAGAAGCGGATGATCGACCTCGTCGCGATCCGCATCATCAACCGCCGCCTCGAAACCCGCGCGCGCTCGGGCGGCAGCTTCGTAGGGGCCGGCGCCGATCTCAGCGACGTCGGTCGCTCGGCCAACATCACCACGGTCAACGTCATGCCCGTCGGTGCCGATTGGGAGACCGCGCTGCGCGACGTGCGCGGGGTCATCGCCGACGCGCAGAACGCCGCGCCGACCCAGGCCGAGATCGATCGCGAGCTCGCCGAGATCCGCTCGTCGATGCAGCAGCGCATCTCCACCGCGCCGGTCGAATCGGGGATGAAGCTCGCCGACGATCTGGTCGAGGCCGTCGATATCAACGAAACCGTGACCACGCCCCAGGCTTCGCTCGACATCTTCGAGACGGCGGTGAAGGCAAGGATGTTCACTCCCGCGACGGTCCAGGCGGCCGCCAAGCGGGTGTTCGAAGGCACTGCGGTGCGCGCGCTCGTCAATACCCACACGCCCGATCCCCAGCTGGTGACCAAGGTCACCGCCGCGCTCGCCTCGGACGCGGTCGGCACCGTCGGCAAGCGCAAGGCGCTCGGCAATGTCAGCTTCGCCCAGTTCCCCAAGCTCGGCGCGCCGGGCAAGGTGGTCAGCCGCACGCCGGTGCTCCCCGAGCTGGAGATCGAGAAGGTCGTCTTCGCCAACGGCGTCAACCTGCTGATGCGCAAGGATTCGAGCGAAGTCGGCAAGGTCTATGTCAATGTCCGCTTTGGCGGCGGGCTGAACGCGTTGCCAGCGCAGCCTAGCCCAGGCTGGGCCGGCGAGATGGCGCTGCTCGCCAGCGGCATCGGCAAGTTCGGCCAGGAAGAGCTCGACGCGCTGATCGGCAATCGCCAGATGGGCTTCGATTTCGACATCGCGGCCGATGCCTTCCGCCTGGGCGGCCAGACCAACAAGGCCGACCTGCCCGATCAGCTTCGCCTGTTCGCCGCCAAGCTCACCGCGCCAGCCTGGGATCCGAACCCGATCACCCGCGCCAAGACCGCGGTGCTCTCGGGCTATGCGGGGCTCGATTCGTCGCCTGATGCGGTGCTCGGCCGCGATCTCGAAAAGCTGCTCCATTCGGGCGATCCGCGCTGGGGCATCCCCGAGCGCGAGACGATCGAGGCGACGACGCCGGCGAGCTTCCGCAAGCTCTGGGAGCCACTGCTCGCCAGCGGCCCGATCGAAGTCGAAGTGTTCGGCGACATGGATTCGGACGCGACGGTCCAGGCGGTCGCCGCCACCTTCGGCGCGATGAAACCGCGCGCGGCGAGCACCGCGCCGGTGCCGCCGATCACCTTCCCCGCGCATGTCGACAAGCCGGTGGTGCGCACCCATAGCGGCAAGCCCGATCAGGCCGCGGCGGTAATCGCATGGCCCACGGGCGCGGGCAGCGCCGGCATCACCGAGAGCCGCAAGCTCGAAGTGCTCGCCGCGATCTTCCGCGATCGGATGATCGATCAACTGCGCAGCCGTGCCGGCGTCAGCTATTCGCCCAACGTCGCCAGCCAGTGGCCGCTAGGCCTCAGCGCCGGCGGCAAGCTGATCGCGCTCGGCATGGTCGCGCCCGACAAGACCGACTTCTTCTTCACCCTCGCCCGCGAGATCGCTGCGGACTTGGTGGCCAAGCCGGTCGACGCCGACGAGCTCAACCGCGCGCTGGCACCGATCAAGCAGACGCTGCTGCGCCAATCGAGCGGCAACATGTTCTGGATGCGGCTGGTCGAGGGCGGCAGCTACGATCCGGCGCGGATCAGCTCGGTCGATACGCTCGCGCGTGATGTCGCGCTGACCACACCGGTCGAGGTCCAGGCACTCGCGCAGAAATATCTCCGCCCGGACCGCGACTGGTCGATGGTGGTGCTGCCCCGGCCCGATGCCAAGGCGGGGGGCTGA
- a CDS encoding ribonuclease HII, translated as MLKSGPHLKFERKYQRLHKGLVAGVDEAGRGPLAGPVVAAAVVLDPKGIPEGIDDSKALTAAKRERLCEELLKCAKVGLGIASVEEIDSLNILWATMLAMTRAVEALGFVPAFVLVDGNRCPDWAHQSHAVIGGDALCLSIAAASIVAKHRRDCMMAELDALHPGYGWASNKGYAARVHQEALRTLGPTPHHRRSFAPVAQAHFDFGPRIAAE; from the coding sequence ATGCTTAAGTCCGGGCCGCACCTCAAGTTCGAGCGGAAATACCAGCGCCTCCACAAGGGGCTAGTCGCCGGCGTCGACGAGGCGGGCCGGGGCCCGCTCGCCGGCCCGGTCGTCGCCGCCGCGGTTGTGCTCGATCCCAAGGGCATTCCCGAGGGCATCGACGATTCGAAGGCGCTCACCGCCGCCAAGCGCGAGCGGCTGTGCGAGGAGCTGCTGAAATGCGCCAAGGTCGGCCTCGGCATCGCCAGCGTCGAGGAAATCGACAGCCTCAACATCCTCTGGGCGACGATGCTAGCGATGACGCGCGCAGTCGAGGCGCTCGGCTTCGTCCCCGCCTTCGTGCTGGTCGACGGCAATCGCTGCCCCGATTGGGCGCATCAGAGCCACGCCGTGATCGGCGGCGACGCCTTGTGCCTGTCGATCGCCGCCGCCTCGATCGTCGCCAAGCATCGCCGCGACTGCATGATGGCCGAGCTCGACGCGCTCCACCCGGGCTATGGCTGGGCGAGCAACAAGGGCTATGCCGCCCGGGTCCACCAGGAAGCGCTGCGCACGCTCGGCCCCACGCCGCATCACCGCCGCAGCTTCGCCCCCGTCGCACAGGCGCATTTCGATTTCGGGCCGCGTATCGCCGCCGAATAA